The stretch of DNA TACGAATTTGTGGGCTTATCAAAGTCAAAGCAAAACAGTCTTCGTCATAAACTGACATGTAGACCCTCGAAACTGACCCTAGTATGTGGGCCACTGTAAGCCCGTAGCACTACATCAAATATGTTAGATTTTTTCCGCAAACCCTAAaagcctcttcctcctcctcctccctaaccccacccccgccgccgccacctctaaCCTCCGGATCCGATCCACCATCGCCGCCCCAACCATGGGCTTCGACATGGGCGTTGTCCCTTCCAATCCAGACGGCTGGGGCCCTCCTGACGTGCCCGCGATTCCGCAGTCcctgggcggcggcgcctccATCCCCTTCGCGCCCTTCTCCCGCTCAGACAAGTTGGGCCGCATCGCCGACTGGACGCGCAACCCTGCTGgccccgccgccttcgccgcggCCTCCCGCGACTCCGTCTTCGACTTCACCTCCGCCGACGACTCACTCGTCGCTGGGGCCGAGGACTCCTCGTTCCGCCTCGTCGACGccaagccgccgccgcgccagccGCGGTTCGGCCCCAAGTGGCGCTTCAACCAGCGCCCCCAGCTCCCGCAGCGCCAGGACGAGGAGGTGGAGGCGCGCCGCCGCTTGGCCGAGAAGGAGCGCGCCCGCCGGGACCGTCACTTCCAGAACAGCCGCTCACACCACCACCCCGGCTTCCGGGGCAACCAGTCCTCGTCGTCGGCCAAGCCCTCCGTCGACATCCAGCCCGACTGGACCATGCTCGAGCAGATCCCCTTCGCCAACTTCACCAAGCTCTCCTTCTCCGTCGCCGACCAGCCCGAGGACCTCCTCCTCTGCGGCGCTGTCGAGTTCTACGACCGCGCCTATGACCGCGTCAACCCCAAGGCCCCGCGCCGTCTCGAGCGGTTCAAGTCCCGCAACTTCTTCAAGGTCACCACCACCGACGATCCTGTCATCCGCCGCCTCGCCGAGGAGGACAAAGCCACGGTGTTCGCCACTGATGCCATCCTCGCCGCGCTCATGTGCACGCCCCGCAGCATCCAATCATGGGACATTGTCGTCCAGCGCGTGGGCAACAAGCTCTTCTTTGACAAGCGTGATGGCTCCCAGCTTGACCTGCTCACAGTCAATGAGACTGCACAGGAGCAGCTCCCTGAGAACAAGGAGGACATCAACTCAGCGCACTCACTCGCTGTTGAGGCCACCTACATCAACCAGAACTTCTCACAGCAGGTGCTGCACCGTGAAGGTGAGAAGGTTACCTTTGATGAGCCTAACCCGTTTGCTTCTGAGGGTGAGGAGGCAGCATCTGTTGGCTACCGCTATCGCCGCTGGAAGCTGGATGATGAGATCAGCCTTGTTGCTCGTTGTGAGGTGCATGCTGTCAATGCTGATCCAAGTGGTGGTCGCCAGTTCCTTACGCTCAATGCTCTCAATGAGTTTGATCCTAAGATTACTGGTGTTGACTGGAGGCAGAAGCTTGAAACCCAGCGTGGGGCTGTCCTTGCTACAGAGCTCAAGAACAATGCGAACAAACTTGCTCGCTGGACTGCCCAGGCTTTGCTTTCTGGTGCTGACATGATGAAGTTGGGCTATGTGTCACGTGTGCATCCACGTGATCACTACAACCATTCCGTACTCACTGTAATGGGGTACAAGCCAAGGGATTTTGCTGCACAGATCAACCTCAATACTGCTAACATGTGGGGAATCATCAAGTCAATTGTGGACATTTGCATGAAGTTTGAAGAGGGCAAGTATGTGTTTGTGAAAGATCCAGCAAAGCCACAGGTTAGGATCTATGAGGTGCCCTCTGATGCGTTCGAGAACGATTATGTTGAAGAGCCACTTCCAGAGGAGGAGCAGGTTCGCCCGCTTGCAGATGTTGACGCCACTGCACAAGAAATGGATGCAGCCGCTGAGGCAGAGGCCAACGGTGCATTGGCTGCTAATGGTGGTGATGGTGACAAGAGTGCAGAGGCTACTGCTGCTTGAAGGGCATAAAAGGCTTCCCTGTTTCCTTCGCAAGATAGGCCTTTCTTTTGGCTAATTATCTGTTTGATGGATACCTTGATGAGTTGAACTTCCTGTTATTGATACATTGTCTCGTTTTGGTCATTGAGGATACTGTTACTCTCATTTTACATGCTTAGGCATGTAAGTTTTGTTAGCACCTATCAGTTGGAATTGAGTGACTATGCTGGTAGTTTAACCGCTTGTGCTGCCATTTCTCAGTGTTCGAGCCATGGTCTACCTGAATTGCATGTTGAGCTGAGCCTTGTGAACTGTGATGTGTCATTGAAACTTCTTATCATGCTTCATAATGTTTTGCATTTTTTGTATTATTATCTTGCAATCAATTAACTGTTGCCTTGAATGCTGCTGGTATGTGTGTGATTACGTTGCTGCTGGTGCATTCTAGTTGAAATGCTATTGTAAATTGAAGAGAGCTGTGGATAAGAATCATGTCTAGCTGTGAATACAGGGATTTTGCAACAATTTAGCTTGCCATAGAGGCATAGACATTGCTACATAGATGAGACAATGTACATATGCATTGCGAGCTTCTCCATTGCAACAGGTTTAAAGTTCCTCATGTTGTTACCAGGCTGCAAGTTTAGTTTCACATTGCATATTGCATACCCCTGCCTTGCATTTTGCATGTTGGATCTTGTTTGTTGAATATTAGGAGTTCGCTCCTTTCAACCTTGAGGATAGCATGTCTGGCGTTCATCTGCGGTGTCTAGCTATTGTAGATTCTTCATAGTACCACTAGGATACCATGTTTTTGTTTGGGAAGATGAGTTGGCCAAGGAACTTGAGTGAAAGATATCAGATGAGAAATTTTGTTGGCCAAGGAACTTGCAGGAACATGGGATGGTACAGGTTTAGCATGCTATTTGGGAGAACGAAGTGCTCCGATACCGCCAAGTTCCGAGTGCTGTGGAATCTGCATAGGCGTTCTTGAACTGTTAGTGCCGAATTGCACTGGAATATCTACTATAAACCTTATAATCGAACCGGTTGCATTTGTCGGCCTATCAGTCTATCACTCCACTCTATTGTTCGAACCGGcactacaacaacaacaacttagccttttgtcccaagcaaccttttgtcccaagcaagttggggtaggctagagatgaaacctacagaaaacaagaataagaaacacaaaaagggcacaagctaaaggaagagttaggggttaaataaaaagtaacaaagatcacgattcaggtacgttaattgctaatctccaagcgcttctatccatagctaattccttagtgatattccactccttaaggtctctcttaaccgtctcgtcccaagttagtctaggtctacctctacctctctttacattatcgccccgctttaaaactccactacgcatcGGCGCCtcaggaggcctccgttgtacatgtccaaaccatttcaaccgatgttgaatcaacttctcctcgataggtgccaccccgaccctatctcgaatctcttcattccggactctatcccttcttatatgcccgcagaaccaacgcagcatacgcatctctgctacactcagttgctggatatgtcgcctttttgtaggccaacattcagcaccgtatagcatcgccgggcgaatcggcgtcctatagaacttaccttttagcctctgtggcaccttcttgtcacagaggatgcccgaagcctgccgccacttcaaccaaccggctgaaattctatgtctaacatcttcatcaatgtctccatctttctgaagcattgattctagataccggaaagtatccttcttggccaccacttgaccttcgaggctaacgtccccattctcatgcctagtcgggctaaagtcgcacatcatatactcggtcttggtcctactcagtctgaaccccctcgactctaacatgtgtctccacagctctaacttcatattaactcctgccctactctcgtcaactagcaccacatcatcagcaaagagcatgcaccaagggatatcaccctgtatgtcccttgtgacctcatccatcaccaaagcaaatagataagggctcaatgctgacccctgatgtagtcctattttaattggaaagtcactggtatcgccatcacatgttcgaacacaagtcatcgcatccttgtacatatccttgatgagggtaatatacttagttggggctttgtgtttttccaaggcccaccacatgacgtctctcggtactttgtcatacgccttctctaggtcaataaagaccatgtgtaagtccttcttcttctctctatatctctccatcaactgtcgtactaagaaaatcgcctccatggtcgacctctcaggcatgaacccaaactggttttgggtcacccttatcaatcttcttaggcgatgctcaataaccctctcccaaagcttcatcgtatggctcatcagcttaatcccccggtagttagtacaactttgaacatctcccttgttcttcaagatcggtactaaaatacttctcctccattcctccggcatcttgtttgaccggaaaattaggttaaaaagcttagttaaccaaactaccgccctctcgcccaggcatctccacacctcaatggggatgccatcgggacccatcgctttacctcccttcatcctcttcaaagcctccccgatctctgcctcctgaatccttctcacaaagcgtctgttcgAACCGGCAATCTTCTGCGAAATCTTGTTGTGTTTGCTTGTAGAGTTTTGACCAGGAAAGCAAAGGCAAATTCATCTACAGATTGCAAGCCTTGGCTGGCACTGTGGCGCATCTTGAAATCGCCAGACTTCTCAAGGGGCTGAGGAGTTTTGATGTATTCCTTTTGATTACGACGTCATCATGATCGGGTTTAGGAGTTTAGCAGTTGATATACAGCGATTTTCGAGACTTCAATGCTGCGAAGTAGTTGTGGATTTATACACGCCAAATGTATACAGCATTCTTGAACTGTTTAGCGCAGCATTGCACTCAACGATCTGAAATTTATTACCAGGGCCCTAATAATTCCCGGCAGCACCTAAAAGGGTCCGATAGTAAGGCCCACGTTTCTTTCCGGCCCACACGACTAAGCCCACTTGCTGCCCACCCGCGCCACCGCGACCCACTGAAGCAGCGGAAGGCCATAACCCTAGCAGGTCGCCGCTTCGAGCAGACGCCACGATTCCTTTCGCCCCCCATCTATTCCCAGGAGAAGCCGGAGGCGGAGGAAGTGAGATCGCGAGGAGCCGCAGGCGGAGATGAAGACGTTCGACCCGTGGCCGGTGTTCTTCCGCCGGGAGTGGAGGCGCAACTGGCCCTTCCTCACCGGGTTCGCCATCACCGGATTCTTCATCGCCAAGATGACGGCCAACTTCACCGAGGAGGACCTCAAGAACTCCAAGTTCGTCCAGGAGCACAAGAAGCACTGACGAGGCCAGGTGAGACGCCGAGGCCTTGCACCATCAACCCTTCCCCTGCCTGATCTGTCTCCAGTTTCCGGGTATGGGGGTAGATCTGCATCGCTCTCTGGTGGTGGTTCTTGTGCGGCCGCCTGTTTTAGATCTCATTCGTGGTTGATTCTTGTGTACGATGTCACTGCCACTAGTGGATGCCGCGCAATGTTTTTACGATCTCTTCTAGTGATGCGTGGAATTAAGAGGCGTTTCGATCCGGGTGAAACTTGTGTGCGATTTGGAGGAAACTAACATGAGGAGAAAAAGGGTGCTGTTTTAGGGGAAATGGTGGGCAGGAGAATAATAGGCTCAGTTGACGTATCCTATAGCTAGTTACGGTAGCAAATTGCATTTTGCTTCAGATTGCAGCAGCCAATGAGATAATCACCATTTCCACTTTTTTTGTTCtgaaaatttaattaggttACCGTTTTGCAATGTATTCTGTTGCGATCTACTTTTAACAGTGAATAAGACCTCTGACTAGTGAATTGTTGCTAGATGCATTAGTGCAAATTATTGAAGTTGTAATCCGACCTCTGACTAGTGTATTGTTGCTCGATGAATTAGTGCAAATTATTGAAGTTCCTGCTGTTCCACTACCGTCAAGATGCCATAACATAGTCTGCGATGACGTGGTTACTGATGCCATAACCTAGTCTGTGATGACGTGGTTACTGATGCCATAACCTAGCATATGATGATGTGGTTACTGATGCCATAACCTTTGGGATCCTCTTTTGTTCCTCGTAAAACCTGCTAACTGTGACCATTCTGTCTGGAAGTAGCAATTAGCTATTCTCAATTGGCCTGTTAGTATTGATTAACTGTGGTGATGCGAAGAGGGGAGAATCCAATCCATTTGTCTTGTAGCGTCTTGTTGAGAAAGTGTTTGCTTGGCATTTTATCTAAACTTAAAGCATCAAGCACGGAGTGATAAATGACAACAAATTCAGTCATACTGTTAACCTTTCGTTTGAAGCATGGCATCTGAGAATCTTTAACTTAATAGATTGGTATGCAATAGTGTAAAACCACAACCCTGAAGGGCCATTGGATATTGCTTAAGTGCGAGGGAAAGGATCTAATGGATATTGCACATGTATCGTGGCCATGAAAACAAACACCTATCTAACCATATGGCCTAATTTGCCTGTAGCTTGTGGGTGAACATCTAGTAAAAAAAACTACTGACTTATCATGAGCATTGCTTTTAGATGAATGGGCATTTGTTTGTTTAGGCCATGGAGGATTTGATTTTCACAGTATCAGGATGATAATGGATTGGTCCATGGTACTAAAAAATCGCCCTGTACTGTAGAAAAGTTTTGCTGTGGCAACACTGAGCCTTCTTAGTCTGAAATTATCTAAATTCCATGAATTTCCTTCTATTTGCTATTTTTAAACCTGCAAGGATTACTGATGCCTATCACTGCTAAAAGCCTTAACATTTTGTGTGCTCGCTGTTTGACACTGCTCACTTGTTCATACTATTCGTAGCACCTTGTGCATTTGGGATTCCATACTGTTCAATGATTTTGAAGTCAAAGTGTTTGATGCTTACACTCCTTTGCAGGTGGAGTTGTCCGAATCGCCTATGTGGTCGGCCATTCTGCTATGCCTGTCTGAATGGGAAAAATAGTTCCCCTCCCTTTTTCTCCCTTTTATTTAATCTGAATGTGTGCACTCTATGCTCCAATGTAATGTAATAAGAGGCAAATGAATTGTTGAACCAAAAGAATTCAGCTTCTGATAATGATACTTAAGTGTGATCCAGTTTACTGACTTGATGTGGGCCATCGGCCTTGTTGTCTTGTTAATTGATTGGAGCGCGTTTAAAAAGGAAGCGGTCGAAATCTTGTATGACATTTAGCACTGTTTACAGATTTGAATGTAAGGCCCCCTTAAAGAAGCATCTCGTTTCTGGAGAGACTAATTTTTATTTTGGGTTTTCTAGTTTACATTGTGAAGCATGAGAAACGTTTCCTCCAGAACCAGTAGAGAAGCTGTTTAAAGAATTCACCAAACGGGGTTAAATAGTGAAATAGGTGTGCTGCCGTTTTCTTTATTATAGACTGTTTGTTTCCTATTTTTTGTTGCGACTTTCGTACACCTCGTCGGACCGCTTAACGAAATCGTTCTTCGCGTGACTGACCGTCTGGAGCCCACCTCGTCAGACCGAAATTTTGCCGCTGCTGCTGTGCGCTCTCTATTAACAGAAGATCTGTCAGCCCAGCTTGCAGCCCACTAACATCTCCCGGTGGCCCAACCAGTCACTCGCTGccgctgcagcctgcaggcccTTCCAACCTCTGCTCGCAACGCATTGCAAGTTTGCAACTTGCATCTTCCGCCGCGCCGTCTGCTCTCGCTCGCCTGGAGCCGTTCTTCTCCTTCATGGCGCATAGCCGCATACGGGAGTCGCCAGACGTCGCGTTGACGATGGTTGCGAAGTACTCCTAGTCGAGTAGAAACTGCGATGCAATCATTGCCCCAGCTTGTGGCAACCATCATCACCCCAGCCATCGACTCACCGTCCCGTCGCCGTCTGGCGAAATAATGCGCCGCGCGCGGTGAGAACCGAGGACTCTCGTCGCGGTTCAGCATCACCGTGCCCGTCGCAGCTCCTGCGTCGTCCACGTGTGTGCTCTCCGGCCACAGTACGTGGCCGGTCTGTCCGATACATGTTCGCTCTGTGATCAGCCTGATCGACATGacacgcacggcacgcccgggTTTCTGAGCGTCGACTGCCAGTTcgtgccgctgccgctgctacCGTGCATCCGAGGCTGCAGGCGCCCTGGTGAAACTGACAATCAGGGTGGAGCCAAGATACTTATCGTATCTCAATTCTCACCACCCTCGCAAGCAGAGCAGAGGCGCCGTCAAGCTAGCGGAGACCACGGCAGGCGCAAACGAAACGGGCACCGTCTCGCTCAGAGCCCGGACAGCGACGGGGAGTTGTGGACGGACGGCTTGTGCTGAAGGCTGAAGGCTGCGTGCGAGAGAGCACGGCCGCGGAGGGAGGGACGGACAGGGGAGGTGCCATCGGAGGAAAGGCACACAGTGTGGCTCCTGTTGttccctcccctcctcccctctcccggagagcagcagcagcggagGGGGTTGGAAGTGGCGGGTGGGGGTGGGGTCCTGACAGTCCTCTCACGCGCTCGACGTCGCCACCTTGCCTACCTCCTTCCTTTCCTGTTTCCACCATGGCCCGGTGGCCCCTGCAGGCCTGCGCGCGCCAAGGCCGAGCCCTTCCGCGCTCCCGTCCACACACAGCGCGCGGCAAGTGTATCCCGCACGTCGGCGTCAAAGAATTATTTGGACGCGAGCGCCCAGCTACGGACCAGAGGCGGGGACAGAGAGCGACCCCGCGCGAAAGCCAAGAGGAGCGCGCGGATCCTCTGTGCGCGCGCGTCACCGCATCGGCGACCGTCTCTCCTTTTCCtaccggcgagcggcggcggtcaTTCACCAGTTACGAACGGGAGGAGGGGGCGCGccgcgctccgccgccgccgtgctttTCGGGTAGCTCTCGGCCCAGGCGGGATGCTGCCACGGCCCCCCGCCGTTTGCGGTGCGCGCCGGGACAAGCGCGCGTGGGTCTCGTGAGGGCCGGATCCTACCTCGAGCGGGGGGTGGGTGGGGACGGGGCATGGGGCTCGCTTGTCCCGACTCGGGCCGCGCGCCCGGTCGACGTCGCTGGGCAGTGGAGATCGGTGCGTGCGGATCCATCGGCAAGCACGTGCTGCAAAACAAGGCGCTTGCGTCACTCGGTGCGTGTGCGGCCACACTAGCTAGCACTGCTAGCTGCTTGCACGTACTGGGCCTGATCGAGCGGTTTCATCGGATATTCAGAGTTTCAGACAACCGTAAAGATCTCAAGATATTTTGGTATACGGCGTACGCTAGGGCATTCATGCAGCCTTTgtattttgtgttttttctAGGagtaataaaataaaaagatctagggggCCCTGGACATTGGCAGCTCAGATACCTTTGGAGCGATGGGGCGTACAGGCTACGGGGCCTAGGGGTATCGCCAATAATTCCAGGGAGCGTAGGCTGGCAATCAGTGCTGTATGAGGAAACGTCGGCCAGCCATTCCTTTGGACACACAAAAGGAAAAGGCGAAAGTCGACCAATCAGTTGCCGACAGTCTGCAGTTTCAGACTGTGTGGATCTCTCGTGCACCTCGTCGCCTGACTCCTTCAGAAAAGAATGTACTACGTACTAGCCAGTAGCCAGTAGGCACTGTCCACTGATGGCACCCCATCTCCCCGTGTATCCGATCAACCACCGCGAAATCCGCTCGCACGGCGCCCTGCCCGCCCCGGCGAGGCGCCTTGGTGGCCCGTCAGCATGCAACCTGCAAAACGGCACGCGGGGGGACGCTCGTTTTTCACGTCGGAGCACGCGGGCCCTCGCGTGCTCCGCATGCCGCCGGCTCCGCTCGCGCTcgccggcggggcggggcaCACCGGCAAGCACTAGTACTATTCCGCAGGACGCGTCGCGCGTCCATAATCTATCGGGGGGATCACACCCACCGCACCGGCACCGAGCGCCGAGCGCGAGGGGACCGACGGTGACCGCGTGCGCGCACGTCGGCACATGCGGGAAATCCGTCGGAATCTCGATCGCCATGTGCGCCGCTCGCTCGTACCCGTCGTACTGCGTCCTCGGGTGGAAGGTTCGGGCCGTCGGGCGCCAGCCAGCCA from Panicum hallii strain FIL2 chromosome 3, PHallii_v3.1, whole genome shotgun sequence encodes:
- the LOC112885207 gene encoding eukaryotic translation initiation factor 3 subunit D-like is translated as MSISMRLAIPAPAAAIVAPPRLRVRAAGNGGSLPAASVALRTETAALRGCASLPLKPQPLGAGAGAGQPSRRRGPAAVCHSSAHLSARTMQWISAGASAVLLLAKGTAINKSFLVPFFALQAPGSIISWIKGDYGQWTAFLALLVRLFFFIPGELELPLSTMLLVSVAPYQLMNLRGTQGGAVLSLAIAGFLAFQHFTRVGGLGKAFEQGSVIATLAIICITIIPLMLLSGLNIVKYSMSEKPSDAATGDVRPEGIVSDEKVEGSDQNERDGMPSPQQEEAAIKKKYGGIMPRKTPLISKDHERAYFDSADWALGKQGGNPQKPKGPLEALRPKLQVQKLNLIACNKYLLLLIFSANPKSLFLLLLPNPTPAAATSNLRIRSTIAAPTMGFDMGVVPSNPDGWGPPDVPAIPQSLGGGASIPFAPFSRSDKLGRIADWTRNPAGPAAFAAASRDSVFDFTSADDSLVAGAEDSSFRLVDAKPPPRQPRFGPKWRFNQRPQLPQRQDEEVEARRRLAEKERARRDRHFQNSRSHHHPGFRGNQSSSSAKPSVDIQPDWTMLEQIPFANFTKLSFSVADQPEDLLLCGAVEFYDRAYDRVNPKAPRRLERFKSRNFFKVTTTDDPVIRRLAEEDKATVFATDAILAALMCTPRSIQSWDIVVQRVGNKLFFDKRDGSQLDLLTVNETAQEQLPENKEDINSAHSLAVEATYINQNFSQQVLHREGEKVTFDEPNPFASEGEEAASVGYRYRRWKLDDEISLVARCEVHAVNADPSGGRQFLTLNALNEFDPKITGVDWRQKLETQRGAVLATELKNNANKLARWTAQALLSGADMMKLGYVSRVHPRDHYNHSVLTVMGYKPRDFAAQINLNTANMWGIIKSIVDICMKFEEGKYVFVKDPAKPQVRIYEVPSDAFENDYVEEPLPEEEQVRPLADVDATAQEMDAAAEAEANGALAANGGDGDKSAEATAA
- the LOC112888178 gene encoding uncharacterized protein LOC112888178, giving the protein MKTFDPWPVFFRREWRRNWPFLTGFAITGFFIAKMTANFTEEDLKNSKFVQEHKKH